CCGCCTTCCGGATCAGGTATCATCTCTATGACGTCTCCGTCCGAAAGATTCACCTCTTCCACGGTCCTGGAACCGATAAGGAGCTTCGCCCCCTTCCTGAGGACGAAAGCACCCGCTCCCTCTTTCCAGTAGTCCGCGGCCGAGTCTATGATATCAGATACTTTCTCGTAAGGTTCCAGCTCCATCCTTATGGAGGCTCCTGCTGCAGAGTTCACCACTGTCACTTTAATTGTCATCTTTTATTCTCCTGGTGGTTCGGGCAACCCGGGTCAATGTCGAGGGCCACCTTGCCCATGGTACCCGCCTCCCCGTTGTAATAGGTTATGCCACTGGCACAGAGGTCGCTCCTTCCGGAGGCCAACTTTTCAGCCTCCCGCACCTGCATTGCGGCGATTATGGAAGTGGTCGTGATCTCGGCGGCCGTATGTGGAATGAAAACATGGGAATTGCCTGTGCAAGAGAACCTCCGGTCCGCGATCTTCTCGTGGCTGCTGTTGCTGGCGCACTGAAGGCAAGGCCCTCCCGGGAGCACGACCTGCATCTTTCCCGTCATGCCGTCCGTCGCACCATCGACATAAGGTATTCCGAAGTAAGCGGTGTGGGAGTTGACGTGCATCCTGGCGGAGAAGTTGTCCAGACATCCCAGGGCCAGGTCGTAGTCCCAACGGTCTAGTTCCTGAACCTTCGCAGTTATCGCCCTTACGTTCGCTTGCGGGCACAGTTCTGCCGCTCGTTCTGCCAGCACCTCGGATTTCGGAAGGCCGTTGTCCCCTTCGCGGAAAAGTACGCATCGGCTCAGGTTGGAGTTCACGACATGGTCCGTGTCGACGACGTCGATATTCCTGAAACCTGCAAGGACCATGCATTTTACCGCCTCGTTACCCAGGGCTCCTGCGCCGACGACTAGGCACCGCGAACGGGAGATGCGCTCCATGTCCATCCATCCGATGCGCCTCATCCGATCGAACCGGTCTGCATCCAGCGCATCAGCTCTCATTAACGGGGGTAAATAGGCCGGATGATAAAAATCATACGGCGTTGGAGCTCCGGCAAACTGCTTTTCGCCGTCTTTCGAGATCCATATTTTATCGGAACATATGCGGCATGCAGCACATCGGCGGTCCACACACGATGCGCACGGGCCGCTATCAGCCGTACGTGTCCGGTAAGAGCATCAGGAAGGACGATCTGCGTTTCGGCCTCGGATGTAAAGTGTGCCGGATTTATACAGTGAACGCCATTGCCCGTCGTGGCGGAACTTCCTGAGCATTCGCATTGTAAATTCTGTGGCGAGCCGATACCTTCCGATGAGAAATACTGCTCCGAGGAATGCGTGTCGCTGTACGAGACACGTACCAAGAGAGAATCCAGGAAGGAGATCGGATTCTTCGCGCTGGCGCTGTTGGCCGTAGCGGCGATCACCGCGGCGCTTTATCTCTTGCGATAAAGCGCGGCCTTCGCTGCTTTGACGTTATGGACCCTCACAATATTGGCTCCGCCGTCGACGGCTATCGCCGCGGCCTTGGCGGAAGCGGTATCGTCGTTGGAGCCCAGGACGGCGGTGAGGAATCTTTTTCTCGATGAAGCGATCAGGATCGGATATTTGCCTCTGAAGTAATATGCGCTCTGCATTATCTCCGTGTTCTGGGCGCCGGTCTTTCCGAAGCCGATTCCCGGATCTAGAATGATCTTGTTCTCTTTGACGCCGGCATCCAATGCGACCCTCGCCCTTTCGTCGAAGAAACATTTGATCTGCGGGAGGACGTTTCCCGTCATAATCTCGGAGTGCATGTTTTCCAGTTCGCCGTTTATATGCATTATTATCGCCGGGACGCCTGTCGATGCGACCAGTTCGGGCATGCCCTCCCATCTGAGCCCGTAGACATCGTTGATCATGTTGGCGCCTGCTTCGATGGCGGCCTCGGCAACTTCGGTCTTCATAGTGTCCACGGATATGGGGACATCGCACGAAGGCGCGATCTCTTTAATGACCGGTACAAGCCGGTCTATCTCTTCCCGGATCGAAACGGGTTTCCACCCCGGACGTGTGGACTCCGCACCGATGTCGATGATCTCTGCCCCCTCGTCGATCAACCTGAACGCATGGTCTGCGGCGGAGTTCAGCTTCGCGTACGCTCCGCCGTCCGAAAAAGAGTCGGGGGTTACGTTGAGTATTCCCATTATCACGGGACGTTCGTACGTTATCGAACCACCGCTCCACTTTGTCGGAAGCATGCGTATCACATCAATTTGTCAATGAGCTCCATAAGGTCCACGACCTCGATCTTGCGGTCGCCCTTGCCGGAAGCAAGGTTGTTCACGCAGAATGGACAGGAGGTGATGATCATGTCTGCGAACGAGGCCTCGTCGAGCCTCGTCGAGGCTATTCCCAGGGATTCTTCCGGGAACGCGCTCCTTACGCCTCCGCCGCCTCCGCAGCAGTGGCTCAGTTCGCGGTTGTACTCCATTTCCTTGAACTCCAGGCCGGGGATCTTGGCGATGACCTCCCTCGGTGCATCGTAGATGCCGCAGTGCCTGCCCATGTGGCAGGGGTCGTGGTAAGTGGCTTTGACTCCGTTGAGGGGCTTCAGTTTGAGGTCCTTTTTCGCCAGGAACTCGGTGATATGCAGTATTTCGAACGGGACGTCTACATACTTGGGGTACTCCATCTTGAACATCCTATAGCATCCTGCGCAGGAGAATACTATGGTCTTGACGCCAAGCTCTTTGATGGCATCAATGTTCCTCTGGAACATCGTTGTGATGTACTCCTGGTCGAAGCCCACTCTCTGTAGTACGGACCCGCAGCAGACCTCGTCGACGACGGTGAAATCGACACCGAGCTTTTTCAGAACGGACATCGTGGACCTCGAAGTCTCCTTCGAACGGTAGGTGGCCGTGCAACCCGCGAAGTAGCCTATGTCGGCCTTGTGCTTTTTGACCCCAAGGGTCTCGGCAACTCCTTTTTCCTCGCGGTACGGGTTTCCGTATTTGACGACGCTGTCGCACATCGCCTTGTGCTTGTCGAGCATGTAGCCGTTCTTCACAAGGTCCGAGCGGCAGATCTCTACGATGTCCACGATATTTACTTTTGAAGGACATCTTCTGACACAGTCGGCGCAGGTGGTGCACGTGTAGAGGTTCCTTACGACAGACTCGTCTATCGGGATGTCCCCGTTCAGTATTCCGTATGTGAGTGTGATTCTTCCTCTGGACGATGCTGTGTCCCATCCGATTTCTTTGAAAGAGGGGCACACGCTCTTGCAGAACCCGCACATCGTGCACACGTTGACCGCTTTTCTTACCTCTTCCAGGTGCTCTGTCTTGAATTCGCTCATCTTTACTCAACTCTGGGAATTGTGACGCTTCCATCCATCAAAACAAGGAATTCCGCATCCGGGTCGTCCGCAAGCGCGGAGTCCACTGCGTCCTGTACCTTGCTGAAAGGAATTATGTTCGCTTTTGAAAGTATTTCGGGGTCCAGGTCGGTTACCGCCCAGACATCGGCCCATGTCATGATCTCGGCCATCTTGGCCGCCTTGTGGTAACCAAGCTTGTATTCCTTTTTCAGGTTCTCAAGAACTACCTCGGGGTCGCTGGAGCTGGAAAGCTGGGTGAGGAACGTGGCGCTGCCTGTCCCTTCGCGGCATTTCGACACCATGACGATCTTACCTCCCTCTTTGAGGGCCCACTTGCCGTTGTCAAGCGCCTTCTGCGACTGGTAAAGGTCCACGTCCATGGGGTAGGGCGCTACCGAGATGACGACGTCCGCCTTCCTCGGGATGCCCACGGAGAACACCTCGTTGGCGAACTCCACGGCCTTTTCGAAAGCCATGTTCAGGTCCCCGCTTACAGCCCGGTATATGTTCTGGTGCCTGTCGAGGATCATCTGTATGGAGAATATCTTCTTGCCCCTCACGGCCTTGAGCGCGTCCATCATGTCCTCATGGACAGGGTTGCCTTCAAGTGCCAGAGACTGCGCCTCCATCTTCATCGCCATCTTGTGGTTGGCCTCGATGGTCCTGAACGACGCGACTCCGGGCAGGAAAGATTTACGTCCTCCGGTGTACCCAGCGAAGTAGTGGGGCTCCACGCTTGTTATTATGACGAGGCGGTCGGAGTCCACTGCTACCTTGTTGATTTCCATCGGGGTGCCGTTCTTCGAAGTGCCCAGATTGATGCATTCCGATTTCTTGCCGTCGTGCACGACGATACGGTCCTTCAGGCCGGAATAGTGCTTTCCGAACATGAAATCGTATTCCTCATCTGTGGGGGCACGGTGGTTACCGGTCGCGATGAGGTATCTGGCACATTTCAGGTCGATTATCTCGGAAAGTGCATCCAGTACTTTGGCCGTGGGTGTAGGCCGCGTGCCGTCGTTGATTATGAAAACGATGTCCTTTCCGCCTTTAAGGAAGGATTCCAGGGATTCGGAGCCGATCGGTTTTCCGATGGACTCGCTAATCACATCGTTCGGCGGGAGGCATTTCACGTCCTTGGGATAGAACGTTCCGATGAAATTCCTGTCCGGTATCTCGGTAGGTTGCGAACCCTTTCCATACTTAACGTCGATCTTCATTCTGTGCTCTTATCGACAGTATATTATTAAATTTATCCGCGCCAGGGGCGCGTGCAAAGGATATTAGGGCTAAATCGGATACTGTGGTAGATGGCGTCGTTCGGTGAGATCGGAGAGAGGGAGATCATACGCAGGATGCTCAGGGCGGTCCGTCCCTCAGGAAGAGACGGTCCAGGCGATGATGCCGCACTTGCAGACATCAGCGGACGCCTGGCTATATGCTCTGACGGACTTACGTTCAAGAGGCACATGCCGGATACGATGACCTTCGAGCAGTTCGGATGGACGGCCGCCGCCGTCAATTTCAGCGATCTTGCATCGATGGGGGCGAGACCAAACGGGCTGGTCGTTTCGCTAATGGTTCCTGCAGATATGGATGAGGAGCAGATATACGACATAATGAGCGGCGCCGACCAGTGCGCCGAGTTCTGCGGCACGTTCATAATCGGAGGGGACACGAAGGAGGGCGAAGGCGCCGCAGTGGCCACGGCGATAGGGAGCATGGAGGACAGGGCCCCGATGACGCGCTACGGCGCCGTTCCCGGCGACCTTGTGGCGATAACAGGCCCGCTCGGAGGCCCGTCCGCAGGATGGCACTCGTTGAAGCACGGTCTGGACATAGAGGAGGCCGAAACAGCTCTCAAAGTCCCCATGCCGAGGGTCGAGGAAGGCATGGCCCTTTCGGGGTCCGGTGCCGTGACATCGTGCATAGACCTTTCCGACGGCCTCGCCGAGGCCGCTTGGAGCATATGCGGTCTGAGCCGCGTCGGGATGGAGTTCCATCGCGATTTCCTTCCGGAAGGCGAGGGGGTCGCAGAGGTCAGCGAACTGCTTGGAATACACAGGGACAAAATGACCCTCTATTGGGGAGGGGAGTACGAGCTTATGTTCACTTTCAAGAAGGATAAGATCAAGGCGCTTTACGGATGCGGGGCCCCATTCACGATAATAGGCGTAGTGGACAACGGAAACTCGCCGAAGATATCCGACGCAGATAAAACGGAGGTGCTGGGTCATGGCATCTATTAATCCGATGGTCGAGGCCGCCTATTACACCAGGGAAGAAGGATACTACAAGTGCGAACTTTGCCCGCATCGCTGCCACATCAGGCCCGGCAGCTATGGGAAGTGCGGTTCAAGGTACGGAGAGGACGACATGCTCGTCGCTTACACATACGGAAAACTTTCATCAATATGCGTGGACCCCATAGAGAAGAAGCCGCTTTATCACTTCTATCCGGGCGCCAAGACGTTTTCGGTCGGTAGCGTCGGATGCAACATGTCATGCCGCCACTGTCAGAACTATGCGATCGCCCAGT
This DNA window, taken from Methanomassiliicoccaceae archaeon, encodes the following:
- a CDS encoding ThiF family adenylyltransferase, with translation MRADALDADRFDRMRRIGWMDMERISRSRCLVVGAGALGNEAVKCMVLAGFRNIDVVDTDHVVNSNLSRCVLFREGDNGLPKSEVLAERAAELCPQANVRAITAKVQELDRWDYDLALGCLDNFSARMHVNSHTAYFGIPYVDGATDGMTGKMQVVLPGGPCLQCASNSSHEKIADRRFSCTGNSHVFIPHTAAEITTTSIIAAMQVREAEKLASGRSDLCASGITYYNGEAGTMGKVALDIDPGCPNHQENKR
- a CDS encoding heterodisulfide reductase-related iron-sulfur binding cluster, whose translation is MSEFKTEHLEEVRKAVNVCTMCGFCKSVCPSFKEIGWDTASSRGRITLTYGILNGDIPIDESVVRNLYTCTTCADCVRRCPSKVNIVDIVEICRSDLVKNGYMLDKHKAMCDSVVKYGNPYREEKGVAETLGVKKHKADIGYFAGCTATYRSKETSRSTMSVLKKLGVDFTVVDEVCCGSVLQRVGFDQEYITTMFQRNIDAIKELGVKTIVFSCAGCYRMFKMEYPKYVDVPFEILHITEFLAKKDLKLKPLNGVKATYHDPCHMGRHCGIYDAPREVIAKIPGLEFKEMEYNRELSHCCGGGGGVRSAFPEESLGIASTRLDEASFADMIITSCPFCVNNLASGKGDRKIEVVDLMELIDKLM
- the folP gene encoding dihydropteroate synthase; protein product: MLPTKWSGGSITYERPVIMGILNVTPDSFSDGGAYAKLNSAADHAFRLIDEGAEIIDIGAESTRPGWKPVSIREEIDRLVPVIKEIAPSCDVPISVDTMKTEVAEAAIEAGANMINDVYGLRWEGMPELVASTGVPAIIMHINGELENMHSEIMTGNVLPQIKCFFDERARVALDAGVKENKIILDPGIGFGKTGAQNTEIMQSAYYFRGKYPILIASSRKRFLTAVLGSNDDTASAKAAAIAVDGGANIVRVHNVKAAKAALYRKR
- the thiL gene encoding thiamine-phosphate kinase, translated to MASFGEIGEREIIRRMLRAVRPSGRDGPGDDAALADISGRLAICSDGLTFKRHMPDTMTFEQFGWTAAAVNFSDLASMGARPNGLVVSLMVPADMDEEQIYDIMSGADQCAEFCGTFIIGGDTKEGEGAAVATAIGSMEDRAPMTRYGAVPGDLVAITGPLGGPSAGWHSLKHGLDIEEAETALKVPMPRVEEGMALSGSGAVTSCIDLSDGLAEAAWSICGLSRVGMEFHRDFLPEGEGVAEVSELLGIHRDKMTLYWGGEYELMFTFKKDKIKALYGCGAPFTIIGVVDNGNSPKISDADKTEVLGHGIY
- the larA gene encoding nickel-dependent lactate racemase — protein: MKIDVKYGKGSQPTEIPDRNFIGTFYPKDVKCLPPNDVISESIGKPIGSESLESFLKGGKDIVFIINDGTRPTPTAKVLDALSEIIDLKCARYLIATGNHRAPTDEEYDFMFGKHYSGLKDRIVVHDGKKSECINLGTSKNGTPMEINKVAVDSDRLVIITSVEPHYFAGYTGGRKSFLPGVASFRTIEANHKMAMKMEAQSLALEGNPVHEDMMDALKAVRGKKIFSIQMILDRHQNIYRAVSGDLNMAFEKAVEFANEVFSVGIPRKADVVISVAPYPMDVDLYQSQKALDNGKWALKEGGKIVMVSKCREGTGSATFLTQLSSSSDPEVVLENLKKEYKLGYHKAAKMAEIMTWADVWAVTDLDPEILSKANIIPFSKVQDAVDSALADDPDAEFLVLMDGSVTIPRVE
- a CDS encoding DUF2116 family Zn-ribbon domain-containing protein, which gives rise to MAELPEHSHCKFCGEPIPSDEKYCSEECVSLYETRTKRESRKEIGFFALALLAVAAITAALYLLR